In endosymbiont of unidentified scaly snail isolate Monju, the following are encoded in one genomic region:
- a CDS encoding cytochrome-c peroxidase, with the protein MADFDVKPSVIDRVRDRPRRLQRLAVLIVILGMGLALLYPLLRDRHGAPIEVRDVPRLPPENLAVIPLAASPTDDPRRVALGRRLFFDARLSPLGRSCGNCHVPASYGTLRAARSPGLGDQLDEFNVPTVLNAALSPYLGWKGKITSLADQLHRVINNPRHMGSNWAWVIETLSADSDYRSRFSALYADGITRSSITDAILAFERSLVTPGAPFDRYLRGEFGALTSEQIAGYELFKDYGCIACHQGRNLGGNLIIRFGILEDPFKDGFFDAATPKSKRFLKLRVPSLRNVAKTGPYLHDGSVETLEEVVRLMARYQLGREMPEEDVRRIVAFLHSLTAPLPENFR; encoded by the coding sequence ATGGCTGATTTTGATGTGAAGCCCTCGGTCATCGATCGGGTACGGGATCGCCCCCGTCGCCTGCAGCGTCTGGCCGTGCTGATCGTTATCCTGGGCATGGGGCTGGCGCTGCTGTACCCCTTGTTACGGGATCGGCACGGGGCCCCCATCGAGGTGCGGGATGTCCCGCGACTGCCGCCCGAAAATCTGGCGGTCATCCCCCTGGCAGCGTCGCCGACCGACGACCCTCGACGGGTTGCGCTGGGGCGCCGGCTGTTCTTCGACGCACGCCTCTCGCCCCTGGGCAGGTCCTGCGGCAACTGCCATGTTCCTGCCAGCTACGGGACCTTGAGGGCGGCTCGTTCCCCGGGGCTGGGGGACCAGCTCGACGAATTCAATGTGCCGACGGTCCTCAATGCGGCACTCAGTCCCTATCTGGGATGGAAAGGCAAGATTACCTCGCTGGCTGATCAACTCCACCGGGTGATCAACAACCCTCGCCACATGGGAAGCAACTGGGCCTGGGTGATCGAGACCTTGTCGGCTGACTCGGATTATCGTTCGCGGTTCTCCGCACTCTATGCCGACGGGATCACCCGCTCATCGATCACCGACGCCATCCTTGCGTTCGAGCGTTCCCTGGTGACTCCCGGAGCGCCTTTCGACCGCTACCTGCGCGGGGAGTTCGGGGCGTTGACTTCCGAGCAGATCGCGGGTTATGAACTCTTCAAGGACTATGGTTGTATTGCCTGTCACCAGGGACGCAACCTGGGTGGCAACCTGATCATCAGGTTCGGTATCTTGGAAGATCCGTTCAAGGATGGGTTCTTCGATGCTGCCACGCCGAAATCGAAACGCTTTCTCAAGTTGCGTGTGCCGTCATTGCGCAATGTCGCCAAGACCGGTCCCTACCTGCATGATGGTTCGGTGGAGACACTGGAGGAAGTCGTGCGCCTGATGGCGCGCTATCAGCTCGGCCGGGAAATGCCGGAAGAGGATGTCCGGCGTATCGTCGCTTTTCTGCACAGTCTCACCGCCCCCCTTCCGGAGAATTTTCGGTGA
- the rsxB gene encoding electron transport complex subunit RsxB: MGILPAVLILTLLALLFGLLLGYASVRFHVEGDPIVDQIDALLPQTQCGQCGYAGCRPYAEAIAAGEADINRCPPGGEATMIALADLLGRDPVPLEDQEAAAKSKALARIIESDCIGCTLCFQACPVDAIIGAAKQMHTVIESECTGCELCVAPCPVECIVMEPIKETPETWRWPFPESNPWIREAPNGC; this comes from the coding sequence ATGGGCATCCTGCCGGCCGTACTCATCCTCACTCTGCTGGCCCTGCTGTTCGGCCTGCTGCTGGGCTATGCTTCAGTGCGCTTCCATGTCGAGGGCGACCCCATCGTGGACCAGATCGATGCGCTGCTGCCGCAGACCCAGTGCGGCCAGTGTGGCTATGCCGGCTGCCGTCCCTATGCCGAGGCCATCGCCGCTGGCGAGGCCGATATCAACCGCTGCCCGCCTGGCGGCGAAGCGACCATGATCGCACTGGCCGACCTGCTGGGCCGTGACCCGGTGCCACTGGAAGACCAGGAGGCCGCCGCCAAGTCCAAGGCGCTGGCGCGCATCATCGAGAGCGACTGCATCGGCTGCACCCTGTGCTTCCAGGCCTGCCCCGTGGATGCCATCATCGGCGCAGCCAAGCAGATGCACACCGTGATCGAATCCGAATGTACCGGCTGTGAACTGTGTGTCGCGCCCTGCCCGGTGGAGTGCATCGTGATGGAGCCGATCAAGGAAACCCCAGAGACCTGGCGCTGGCCCTTCCCGGAGTCCAACCCCTGGATCAGGGAGGCACCCAATGGCTGTTGA
- a CDS encoding LPXTG cell wall anchor domain-containing protein produces the protein MADSPEPETPDTIPPAPAAGDHRAAYWGLAGVLGLALLGWLVWRRKRSETGTAALDIPLAAHPEVLNRGPRPYENVRDHPPEDDHEHASDVSDQEVAFSSPRVQGDQDSENMQPHTVQPNEELDIAPPPSRVELHELDSELLPTPAGLDLEDDSTQQELIGLWEHVDTLDLNEADSSLIDESATLSELNEEEDQSLEIVLEMARAYVELGDREEATAILQKALSSADSEEKRARIQSVLEEIA, from the coding sequence GTGGCCGACTCGCCGGAACCGGAAACGCCGGATACCATACCCCCAGCCCCCGCTGCTGGTGACCACCGGGCAGCCTACTGGGGACTGGCAGGCGTGCTCGGCCTGGCGTTGCTGGGATGGCTGGTCTGGCGGCGCAAACGAAGCGAAACCGGGACCGCCGCTCTGGATATTCCGCTGGCAGCCCATCCCGAAGTGCTGAATCGCGGCCCGCGCCCCTACGAAAACGTCCGGGACCACCCCCCCGAAGACGATCACGAACACGCGTCGGACGTATCGGACCAGGAGGTCGCCTTTTCGTCTCCCCGGGTACAGGGCGACCAGGATTCCGAAAACATGCAGCCGCATACTGTCCAACCCAACGAGGAACTGGACATCGCACCCCCGCCTTCCCGGGTGGAACTGCACGAACTCGACAGCGAACTGCTGCCCACGCCAGCCGGCCTGGACCTCGAGGACGACAGCACCCAGCAGGAACTCATCGGCCTGTGGGAACACGTGGATACGCTCGACTTGAATGAAGCCGACTCTTCCCTGATAGACGAAAGCGCCACACTCTCGGAACTCAACGAGGAGGAGGACCAGAGCCTGGAGATCGTGCTGGAGATGGCGCGCGCCTACGTCGAGCTGGGCGACCGCGAGGAAGCGACCGCCATTCTGCAGAAGGCCCTGAGTTCGGCCGACAGCGAGGAAAAACGCGCACGCATCCAGAGCGTGCTGGAAGAGATCGCCTGA
- a CDS encoding FimV/HubP family polar landmark protein, with protein MTTRNAASLALYLSITAPAGALSIGPVTVHSYLMQPLDAEIQLLGTETLSAEDLKVELGATDDFKRLQIAWESLPVQLRFTPEKKGKQWFIHVTSKEPVEQPYLEFPLSVKQGKVRLIKGITLLLDPSDFATPHAAPPGRAKKVTASPASATEAPLVDSSGRKIAPPIRAYKVKPGETLWPIAYYLRSDEVTSQQMMIALQRMNPDAFEDGNINKLKAGAVLVVPTTEQVKRINREEALKAFARQEKAWKSGEQLPTDAQPSAPSHSAEIPEKTTADTARGDLPVVEPAVEATMVPHDDKGRLEVLPPSRPGENPQQEEPLQQEILRQEETASSEQVTQSNLLQELRLLRVQVREMQELLKFKDQQIATLQSIIDAQRLASVQPPVTATVQGRAGSMSASPRTETNTDLLDPVAAGNTPLPPPSPPKRQT; from the coding sequence ATGACTACCAGAAACGCCGCGAGCTTGGCGTTGTACTTGTCCATAACAGCTCCGGCTGGCGCTCTTTCTATCGGTCCTGTCACGGTTCACTCCTATCTCATGCAGCCGCTGGATGCCGAGATCCAGCTGCTGGGAACAGAGACCCTTTCCGCAGAGGATCTCAAGGTAGAGCTCGGCGCAACGGATGATTTCAAGCGCCTGCAGATCGCCTGGGAATCACTGCCAGTGCAGTTACGCTTCACCCCCGAAAAGAAAGGGAAGCAATGGTTCATCCATGTCACCTCGAAGGAACCGGTCGAGCAGCCTTACCTCGAATTTCCACTCAGCGTCAAACAGGGCAAGGTGAGGCTGATCAAGGGTATTACGCTGCTGCTCGACCCGTCCGATTTCGCCACTCCCCATGCCGCTCCTCCAGGCCGGGCAAAGAAAGTCACGGCTTCGCCCGCATCGGCAACGGAAGCCCCGCTGGTAGATTCGTCGGGCCGCAAGATTGCGCCGCCCATCCGCGCCTACAAGGTCAAGCCCGGCGAGACCCTTTGGCCCATCGCCTACTACCTGCGCTCCGATGAGGTCACCAGCCAGCAGATGATGATCGCCCTCCAGCGCATGAATCCCGACGCTTTCGAGGACGGCAACATCAACAAACTCAAGGCCGGCGCTGTCCTGGTCGTCCCCACCACCGAGCAGGTCAAGCGAATCAACCGCGAAGAGGCGCTCAAGGCCTTTGCCCGCCAGGAGAAGGCATGGAAATCGGGAGAGCAACTGCCCACGGACGCACAACCCTCCGCACCTTCGCATTCGGCAGAAATTCCCGAGAAAACGACGGCCGACACCGCCAGGGGTGACCTGCCCGTAGTGGAACCCGCCGTCGAAGCCACCATGGTGCCCCATGATGACAAGGGACGACTCGAGGTGCTCCCTCCCAGCCGCCCGGGGGAAAATCCGCAACAGGAAGAACCTCTGCAACAGGAGATTCTCCGGCAGGAAGAAACCGCCTCCAGCGAGCAGGTGACCCAGTCCAACCTGCTGCAAGAACTTCGTCTGCTCAGGGTCCAGGTCCGCGAGATGCAGGAACTGCTGAAGTTCAAGGACCAGCAGATCGCCACCTTGCAGTCGATCATCGACGCCCAGCGTCTGGCATCGGTTCAACCACCGGTCACCGCGACCGTTCAGGGAAGGGCGGGCAGCATGTCGGCCTCGCCGCGGACAGAGACCAACACCGATCTCCTGGATCCGGTCGCGGCCGGCAATACTCCCTTGCCGCCCCCCTCCCCGCCGAAAAGGCAAACCTGA
- the rsxC gene encoding electron transport complex subunit RsxC gives MAVDLTPPVWDFHGGLHIPDHKALSADRPVVEATLPSRLQLALQQHIGKSAEALVKAGDQVLKGQLIARASDYVSANLHAPTSGRVVEIAEMPIAHPSGLSAPCIVIEPDGEEHWAELPEPITNWAETDPAELRERLRWAGIVGLGGAVFPTSVKTNVTGRAVDTLIINAAECEPYITCDDRLLREQAEEVLEGARILRHIVGASRILVGIEDNKPEAIASLREALSGDDDGIEIRVVPTKYPSGGEKQLIYLLTGVEVPSQGLPLDVGMVCQNVATAASVADAVLRGRPLISRIVTITGQGVSRPGNLRALIGTPVSELIAQCGGYTPQVHKLIMGGPMMGFALHSDAVPVAKGSNCFIAASAEEAPDPPPAKPCIRCGECVKVCPAYLLPQQIYWYARARDFDQAQDHHLFDCIECGCCAYVCPARIPLVHYYRFAKTEIWASERERQKAEHARRRHDFREARIKRLEAERKARLRKKKEALEKKSAGTSDDPKKAAIEAAMKRVAARKAAQQNDKAPGPQGDN, from the coding sequence ATGGCTGTTGATCTCACCCCACCGGTGTGGGACTTCCATGGAGGCCTGCACATTCCGGACCACAAGGCCCTGTCCGCCGACCGTCCCGTCGTCGAGGCCACGCTGCCTTCACGCCTGCAGCTGGCGTTGCAGCAGCACATCGGCAAGTCCGCCGAAGCGCTGGTCAAGGCCGGAGATCAGGTGCTCAAGGGGCAGCTCATCGCACGGGCCAGCGACTATGTCAGCGCCAACCTGCACGCCCCCACCTCGGGCCGGGTGGTCGAGATCGCGGAAATGCCCATTGCCCACCCCTCGGGCCTGTCGGCGCCCTGCATCGTGATCGAGCCCGACGGCGAGGAGCACTGGGCAGAACTGCCGGAACCGATCACCAACTGGGCAGAAACCGACCCGGCCGAGCTTCGCGAACGCCTGCGCTGGGCAGGTATAGTGGGCCTGGGCGGCGCAGTCTTCCCCACCAGCGTCAAGACCAACGTCACCGGCCGGGCAGTGGACACCCTGATCATCAACGCCGCCGAGTGCGAACCCTACATCACCTGCGACGATCGCCTGCTGCGCGAACAGGCCGAAGAGGTGCTCGAAGGTGCGCGCATCCTGCGCCATATCGTCGGCGCCTCGCGCATCCTGGTGGGCATCGAGGACAACAAGCCCGAGGCCATCGCCTCGCTGCGCGAGGCCCTGAGCGGGGATGACGACGGCATCGAGATCCGCGTGGTCCCCACCAAGTACCCCAGTGGTGGCGAGAAACAGCTCATCTACCTGCTCACCGGGGTGGAAGTCCCCTCGCAGGGCCTGCCACTGGATGTCGGCATGGTGTGCCAGAATGTCGCCACCGCCGCCAGCGTGGCCGACGCCGTGCTGCGCGGGCGCCCCCTGATCTCGCGCATTGTCACCATCACCGGCCAGGGCGTGAGCCGCCCCGGCAACCTGCGCGCCCTTATCGGCACGCCGGTATCCGAGCTGATCGCCCAGTGCGGAGGCTACACCCCACAGGTCCACAAGCTCATCATGGGCGGCCCGATGATGGGCTTCGCCCTGCACAGCGACGCAGTCCCGGTGGCCAAGGGCAGCAACTGCTTCATCGCCGCCTCGGCCGAGGAGGCGCCCGACCCGCCACCAGCCAAGCCCTGCATCCGATGCGGCGAGTGCGTCAAGGTCTGCCCTGCGTACCTGCTGCCGCAACAGATCTACTGGTATGCGCGCGCCCGCGACTTCGACCAGGCCCAGGATCATCACCTGTTCGACTGTATCGAGTGCGGCTGTTGCGCCTACGTCTGCCCGGCGCGCATTCCACTGGTGCACTATTACCGCTTCGCCAAGACCGAGATCTGGGCCAGCGAGCGCGAACGCCAGAAGGCCGAACACGCGCGTCGTCGGCACGACTTCCGGGAGGCCCGGATCAAGCGCCTGGAGGCAGAACGCAAGGCGCGTCTGCGCAAGAAGAAAGAGGCTCTGGAGAAAAAATCGGCCGGCACCTCCGACGACCCGAAAAAGGCCGCCATCGAGGCCGCCATGAAACGGGTTGCCGCCAGGAAGGCCGCGCAACAGAACGACAAGGCCCCGGGCCCACAGGGAGACAACTGA
- the rsxA gene encoding electron transport complex subunit RsxA, producing MADYALILVSTILVNNFVLVKFLGLCPFMGVSRKLETAMGMGLATTFVLTLSSVSSYLVNAYLLEPLGLEYLRTIAFILVIAVVVQFTEMVMHKTSPVLYQVLGIFLPLITTNCAVLGVALLNTQEQHGFVESALYGFGAAVGFSLVLVLFAAVRERVAVADVPEPFKGNAIALISAGLMSMAFMGFAGLVAG from the coding sequence ATGGCCGACTACGCGCTCATCCTCGTCAGTACCATACTGGTCAACAACTTCGTCCTGGTGAAGTTTCTTGGCCTGTGTCCCTTCATGGGGGTCTCGCGCAAGCTGGAGACGGCCATGGGCATGGGCCTGGCCACCACCTTCGTGCTCACCCTGTCCTCGGTGAGCAGCTACCTGGTCAACGCCTACCTGCTTGAGCCCCTGGGGCTGGAGTACCTGCGCACCATCGCCTTCATCCTGGTGATCGCCGTGGTGGTGCAATTCACCGAGATGGTGATGCACAAGACCAGCCCGGTGCTCTACCAGGTACTGGGTATCTTCCTGCCACTGATTACCACCAACTGTGCGGTGCTGGGCGTGGCCCTGCTCAACACGCAGGAGCAACACGGTTTTGTCGAGTCGGCGCTGTACGGCTTTGGCGCCGCGGTCGGCTTCTCACTGGTGCTGGTACTGTTTGCCGCGGTGCGCGAACGGGTAGCCGTTGCCGATGTACCCGAGCCCTTCAAGGGCAATGCCATTGCCCTGATCTCCGCGGGCCTGATGTCGATGGCCTTCATGGGCTTCGCCGGACTGGTGGCAGGTTGA
- the rsxD gene encoding electron transport complex subunit RsxD, which yields MEFPVASSPHLQGQNDVQRVMAQVLLALVPGIAALWWYFGWGVIVNLGLASLTAVVCEWLVIRLRGRDPRPVIADLSGLLTAWLLAVALPPLLPWWQTVIGTAFAIVIAKQLFGGLGHNPFNPAMAGYALLLVSFPADMIRWLEPSVLGGHTVSLNAAWQAIFSGIPPHPQGWDAVTGATPLDHLRTELSRDHMISEIQRAPLWGYFGGKGWEWVGTWYLLGGLFLLWRGVIGWRTPASMLGSLLAAAGIFWLIDPEIHPSPIFHLFSGATLLGAFFIATDPVTASTTPRGQLIYGALIGLLVYVIRTWGGYPDAVAFSVLLMNMAAPTIDHYTQPRVFGAREDADGR from the coding sequence ATGGAATTCCCCGTTGCCAGTTCCCCCCACCTGCAGGGCCAGAACGACGTACAGCGCGTCATGGCGCAGGTACTGCTCGCGCTGGTGCCGGGCATCGCCGCCTTGTGGTGGTACTTCGGCTGGGGTGTGATCGTCAACCTCGGCCTGGCCAGCCTCACCGCGGTGGTCTGCGAATGGCTGGTGATACGCCTGCGCGGACGTGACCCGCGCCCGGTGATCGCCGACCTCTCGGGGCTGCTCACCGCCTGGCTGCTGGCCGTGGCCCTGCCACCCCTGCTGCCCTGGTGGCAGACCGTGATCGGCACCGCCTTCGCCATCGTCATCGCCAAGCAACTGTTCGGCGGGCTGGGCCACAACCCCTTCAATCCCGCCATGGCCGGCTATGCTCTTTTGCTGGTCTCCTTCCCCGCAGACATGATCCGATGGCTGGAGCCCTCGGTGCTCGGCGGCCATACGGTGAGCCTGAACGCAGCCTGGCAAGCGATCTTCTCGGGCATTCCGCCACACCCGCAAGGCTGGGACGCAGTCACCGGCGCCACGCCACTGGACCACCTGCGCACCGAACTCTCACGCGATCACATGATCAGTGAGATCCAACGCGCCCCCCTGTGGGGCTATTTCGGTGGCAAGGGTTGGGAGTGGGTCGGCACCTGGTACCTGCTTGGCGGCCTGTTCCTCCTGTGGCGCGGAGTGATCGGCTGGCGCACCCCGGCCAGCATGCTGGGCAGCCTGCTCGCAGCCGCCGGCATCTTCTGGCTCATCGACCCCGAGATCCACCCCTCCCCGATCTTCCACCTGTTCAGCGGTGCCACCCTGCTGGGGGCCTTTTTCATCGCCACCGACCCGGTCACGGCCAGCACCACGCCAAGGGGCCAACTGATCTACGGCGCGCTGATCGGCCTGCTGGTCTACGTGATCCGCACCTGGGGCGGCTACCCCGACGCGGTGGCCTTCTCGGTGCTGCTGATGAACATGGCCGCACCGACCATCGACCACTACACCCAACCGCGCGTGTTCGGCGCCCGGGAGGATGCCGATGGCCGCTAG